In the Aulosira sp. FACHB-615 genome, one interval contains:
- a CDS encoding tetratricopeptide repeat protein: MGSANNQGICWWFLAQFTRYSVTLLLSAVMFADVVAATPKNQGLQIEQQTTQQDTTRATAKRLFQEGMQFYQQGTAESLRQAIGKYQAALKLWQKLDEQSREAETLNQLGLVYDDLGETQEVLKYFNQALPILRAVEDRAGEAATLNNIGKVYLSLGEREEALKHFNRALLISRAVGDKKVEALTLNYLGVIYNSLEEPQQALKYYNQALPILRAVGDREQEASTLKNISLVYAALGEKQAAIKYLNQALSIGLAVKDKRIEARTLNDIGFVYASLGEPQEALKYFDQALPILRAVGEKRREATILHNIGGIHKSLGEQEEALKYYNQALSIRRAVGDRKGEILTLSNMASLEYRRGNLQPAQTHIQAAIEIIEELRAKITNAELRDAYSASVRGYYEFNTYLLMELQKKDL, from the coding sequence ATGGGGAGTGCAAATAATCAGGGAATTTGCTGGTGGTTTCTCGCACAGTTTACCCGCTACAGTGTAACTTTATTGCTGAGTGCGGTAATGTTTGCTGATGTTGTGGCGGCGACACCGAAAAACCAAGGGTTGCAGATAGAACAGCAAACCACTCAACAAGATACCACTCGCGCTACTGCGAAACGCCTTTTTCAAGAGGGAATGCAGTTTTATCAACAGGGGACAGCAGAATCACTGCGACAAGCAATTGGTAAATACCAAGCAGCTCTGAAGCTTTGGCAAAAACTTGATGAGCAAAGCCGGGAAGCCGAAACTCTCAATCAACTTGGCTTAGTCTACGACGATTTGGGAGAAACACAAGAAGTACTCAAATATTTCAACCAAGCTCTACCAATACTCCGCGCAGTGGAGGATAGAGCAGGGGAAGCCGCCACCCTCAACAATATTGGCAAAGTCTACCTCTCATTAGGAGAAAGGGAAGAAGCACTCAAACACTTCAACCGAGCTTTACTGATCAGCCGTGCAGTGGGGGACAAAAAAGTGGAAGCCCTAACTCTCAACTATCTTGGTGTTATCTACAACTCATTAGAAGAACCGCAACAAGCTCTCAAATACTATAACCAAGCTTTACCAATACTTCGTGCAGTCGGGGATAGAGAACAGGAAGCCAGTACCCTGAAAAATATTAGCTTAGTCTACGCTGCTTTAGGAGAAAAGCAAGCAGCAATCAAATATCTCAACCAAGCTTTATCCATAGGCCTTGCAGTGAAAGACAAAAGAATTGAAGCCCGTACCCTCAATGATATTGGCTTTGTCTACGCCTCATTGGGAGAACCGCAAGAAGCTCTCAAATATTTTGACCAAGCTTTACCCATACTCCGCGCAGTAGGCGAGAAAAGAAGGGAAGCCACTATCCTCCATAATATTGGCGGTATCCACAAATCATTAGGAGAACAAGAAGAAGCCCTCAAATATTACAACCAAGCTTTATCTATACGTCGTGCAGTGGGGGACAGAAAAGGGGAAATCCTCACCCTCTCTAACATGGCTTCCCTAGAATACAGACGGGGTAATTTACAACCAGCCCAAACACACATTCAAGCAGCTATTGAAATAATTGAAGAGTTACGCGCCAAAATCACTAATGCAGAACTACGTGATGCTTATTCTGCATCAGTGAGAGGCTATTACGAGTTCAACACCTATCTATTAATGGAACTGCAAAAAAAGGATTTATAA
- a CDS encoding DNA-binding transcriptional regulator: MRKKKSAILEAVHETAKDLHKAGLMNQTTLRDFEHLCIPPIEPLEPNQIKEIRESSQVSQAVFARILNISPSTVQKWEIGQKKPSGASLKLLHLVKNRGLNSVLY; encoded by the coding sequence ATGCGGAAGAAAAAATCAGCAATTCTGGAAGCAGTTCATGAGACAGCAAAAGACCTACACAAAGCTGGACTAATGAATCAAACTACATTGCGCGACTTTGAACACTTATGTATACCTCCTATTGAGCCACTAGAACCTAATCAAATTAAAGAAATACGGGAATCATCTCAAGTCAGCCAAGCTGTTTTTGCACGTATTTTGAATATAAGTCCTTCAACAGTTCAAAAATGGGAAATAGGACAAAAAAAGCCTAGTGGAGCATCTCTTAAGCTACTGCACTTAGTAAAAAACCGTGGATTAAACAGTGTTTTGTATTAA
- a CDS encoding glutathione S-transferase family protein: protein MSNLQLYFAKASTFSQRTRVVLLEKKIDFTPVEIDLQNKPSDFTQVSRYGKVPAIKHGDVELYESAVINEYLEEVFPEPALLPHDPTTKAIARIWIDYANSRFVPAFNKFLRGKDAQEQEQGRQEFIEALLYIEQEGLGKLSGNGPYWLGEQFSLVDISFYPWFERLPVLEHFRKFTLPAETPRLLQWWNAVESRESIQAVANPVNFYLERFAKVLGEPNGVAVAQK from the coding sequence ATGAGTAACCTACAACTTTACTTCGCCAAAGCCTCTACCTTCTCTCAAAGAACCCGCGTGGTTCTGCTAGAAAAGAAAATTGACTTTACCCCAGTTGAAATTGACTTACAGAACAAGCCATCAGATTTCACGCAGGTTTCGCGCTATGGTAAAGTACCAGCAATTAAGCATGGGGATGTAGAACTTTATGAATCTGCGGTAATTAATGAATATCTAGAAGAAGTCTTTCCAGAGCCAGCTTTGTTACCTCATGATCCTACAACAAAAGCGATCGCGCGGATTTGGATTGACTACGCCAATAGTCGTTTTGTCCCCGCGTTTAACAAATTCTTGCGTGGTAAAGATGCTCAAGAACAAGAACAAGGGCGGCAAGAATTTATCGAGGCACTTTTGTATATTGAACAAGAAGGATTAGGTAAGCTATCTGGTAACGGCCCTTATTGGTTGGGTGAACAGTTTAGTTTAGTTGATATCAGCTTTTATCCTTGGTTTGAGCGTTTACCCGTCCTCGAACACTTCCGTAAGTTCACCTTACCAGCAGAAACACCCCGTTTGCTGCAATGGTGGAATGCAGTAGAAAGTCGTGAGTCTATTCAAGCAGTAGCAAATCCTGTGAATTTCTATTTAGAAAGATTCGCTAAAGTTCTTGGTGAACCTAATGGTGTTGCAGTTGCTCAAAAGTAA
- a CDS encoding alpha/beta fold hydrolase encodes MLQFQPPGFGQKVIHTSLGAMVYYTQTSAPWLNADSEDLPPLLFLHNFGGGASAYEWSKVYPAFADKYRILAPDLIGWGDSAHPVRDYQIKDYLTTLAEFITQTCRQPVQVIASSLTAALTIRLAITQPQLFQSLYLVCPSGFDDFGQGAGRRLPLSVINTPLVDSLIYGLGAENELAVRNFLQSFLFAKPGRVSPEMVAAYLTSAQQPNARFAALAFLRGDLYFDLSLYLQQLTIPTVFFWGEEAQFTSIKLGRRLANLNLNAVSKFYAIADAGVLPHLELPEVIIGLLQQHLSNR; translated from the coding sequence ATGCTTCAATTTCAACCTCCTGGCTTTGGGCAGAAAGTGATTCATACTTCCTTGGGAGCGATGGTGTATTATACTCAGACATCTGCACCTTGGTTGAATGCTGACAGTGAAGATTTACCGCCACTATTATTTCTGCATAATTTTGGGGGTGGGGCTTCGGCTTATGAATGGTCGAAGGTGTACCCAGCATTCGCGGATAAATATCGCATTTTAGCGCCTGATTTAATTGGTTGGGGCGATTCTGCACACCCGGTACGCGATTATCAAATTAAAGATTATTTGACGACGCTGGCTGAATTTATTACTCAAACTTGTCGCCAACCTGTACAAGTTATTGCATCATCACTGACGGCTGCTTTAACTATTCGTTTGGCTATTACTCAGCCGCAATTATTCCAATCATTATATTTAGTTTGTCCTTCGGGGTTTGATGATTTTGGGCAAGGTGCTGGACGCAGGCTACCACTTTCTGTGATCAATACACCCCTAGTAGATAGTTTAATTTATGGGTTGGGTGCAGAAAATGAATTGGCAGTGCGGAATTTTTTACAAAGTTTTTTGTTTGCTAAACCCGGACGTGTTTCGCCAGAAATGGTCGCTGCTTATTTAACTTCAGCACAACAACCTAATGCGAGGTTTGCCGCCTTGGCATTTTTGCGGGGTGATTTATATTTTGATTTGAGTTTGTATCTGCAACAGTTAACTATCCCAACTGTATTTTTTTGGGGTGAGGAAGCACAATTTACGAGTATTAAATTAGGGCGGAGGTTAGCAAATTTAAATTTAAATGCTGTATCTAAATTTTATGCGATCGCTGATGCTGGAGTCCTCCCTCATTTAGAATTACCCGAAGTCATCATTGGTTTATTACAGCAGCATTTATCTAATAGGTAG
- a CDS encoding HugZ family protein, with product MSQLENAQAEYANFLQEFQSVIISTVNPEGIPNSSYAPFVSDAAKNIYIYISDLAAHTQNIYANPRVSILFIEDETKSNNIFARRRLTFDCTATLIERDTETWNKIVDQLQERFGEMIEVLKSLGDFRIFQLIPSSGRFVLGFGNAYKISGDNLNELTHITRDNR from the coding sequence ATGAGCCAACTAGAAAACGCTCAAGCTGAATACGCAAATTTTCTGCAAGAGTTTCAAAGTGTCATTATTAGTACTGTTAATCCAGAGGGTATACCTAATAGTAGTTATGCACCTTTCGTCAGTGATGCAGCCAAAAATATTTATATTTATATCAGTGACTTGGCAGCCCACACCCAAAATATTTATGCTAATCCCCGTGTGAGTATTTTATTTATTGAAGATGAAACAAAAAGTAATAACATTTTTGCTCGTCGTCGTTTAACTTTTGATTGTACTGCGACTTTAATAGAACGAGATACAGAGACTTGGAATAAAATTGTTGACCAACTGCAAGAACGCTTTGGTGAAATGATTGAAGTCTTAAAAAGCTTAGGGGACTTTCGCATTTTTCAACTTATTCCCAGTTCCGGCCGTTTTGTCCTTGGTTTTGGCAATGCTTATAAAATTAGCGGTGACAATTTAAATGAATTGACTCATATTACGAGGGATAATCGTTAG
- a CDS encoding DUF58 domain-containing protein, producing the protein MVASQRVYFLLGLGIAIAPILSLFLTIPVSIAITLLFDAIILILMMVDGLRVRSLRVQIKRDLPQRLSIGRDNPVMLTVTAANTDAIIQIRDYYPPEFGVSTPTLTATIPANTTQELTYTVHPRQRGEFPWGNIQVRQLGTWGLAWHNWQIPQNVAVKVYPDLIGLRSLSIRLTLQSSGSIRQSRRMGIGTEFAELRNYHTGDDLRFIDWKATARRTTGNTPPLVRVLEPEQEQTLIILLDRGRLMTAQVKGLQRFDWGLNATLSLALAGLHRGDRVGVGVFDRQMHTWVSPERGQSHLGKLIDYLTPIQPVLLESDYLGAVTNVVQRQTRRALVVVITDLVDVTASTELLAALSRLAPRYLPFCVTLRDPQVDHLAHTFTQEVTAAYSRAVALDLLAQRQVAFAQLKQKGVLVLDAPANQITDQLVERYLQLKARNQL; encoded by the coding sequence ATGGTTGCTTCTCAAAGAGTTTATTTTTTATTAGGATTAGGAATTGCGATCGCACCCATCCTTTCCCTATTCCTCACCATTCCCGTTAGCATCGCCATCACTTTATTATTTGATGCCATTATTCTGATATTGATGATGGTGGATGGGTTGCGAGTCCGTTCATTACGAGTGCAAATCAAGCGCGACTTACCGCAACGCTTATCAATTGGGCGAGATAATCCGGTAATGTTGACGGTAACAGCCGCAAACACTGACGCAATTATTCAAATTCGTGATTACTATCCCCCAGAATTTGGCGTATCTACCCCGACACTCACCGCCACTATTCCCGCTAACACTACCCAAGAATTAACTTACACTGTCCACCCCAGACAACGAGGGGAATTTCCTTGGGGAAATATTCAAGTGCGACAGTTGGGAACTTGGGGGTTAGCTTGGCATAATTGGCAAATACCGCAAAATGTTGCAGTCAAAGTTTATCCTGATTTAATTGGGTTGCGATCGCTCTCTATTCGCCTCACCTTACAATCATCAGGTTCCATCCGCCAATCTCGCCGCATGGGTATCGGTACAGAGTTTGCAGAACTGCGGAACTATCACACTGGTGATGATTTACGTTTTATTGATTGGAAAGCCACCGCCAGGAGAACTACTGGGAATACTCCACCTTTGGTCAGGGTGTTAGAACCAGAACAAGAACAAACCTTGATTATTTTATTAGACCGTGGTCGGCTAATGACAGCACAAGTCAAAGGCTTACAGCGATTTGATTGGGGTTTAAATGCTACTTTATCATTAGCATTAGCCGGATTACATCGGGGCGATCGCGTCGGGGTGGGTGTATTTGACCGCCAAATGCACACATGGGTTTCCCCAGAACGCGGACAATCTCATCTGGGTAAATTAATCGATTATCTCACTCCCATTCAGCCAGTTTTACTCGAATCTGATTATTTAGGGGCTGTTACCAATGTAGTACAACGGCAAACTCGCCGTGCCTTAGTAGTTGTCATCACCGATTTAGTTGATGTCACCGCTTCTACGGAATTATTAGCCGCACTCTCTCGGTTAGCGCCCCGTTATTTACCCTTCTGCGTCACTTTGCGAGATCCCCAAGTTGATCATCTAGCGCACACATTTACTCAAGAGGTGACAGCAGCTTATAGTCGTGCTGTGGCTTTAGATTTATTAGCACAACGTCAAGTAGCCTTTGCTCAATTAAAGCAAAAAGGAGTCTTGGTACTTGATGCACCAGCAAATCAAATTACTGACCAGTTGGTTGAAAGATATCTACAACTTAAAGCCAGAAATCAGTTATGA
- a CDS encoding glutathione S-transferase family protein, whose product MTTPTTASTWEQLSEIAQKHTPARRVRRPGQSPSTAPIPSSLHKLPPDTTPPVLLYRDTNSWCPFCERVWFALEEKQIPFETEFIDLSNKPKWYTDLVPTTLVPAAKIEGELVYESKDILLALEARFPSPSLLPEDPEENAVARQWVEDAETNGFRNLAYKFLRETPTDADELANLQATFETSLDELEQTLGKYPGPYFLSTFSLVDIMYSPHLDRLAANLPVYRGYQIKGNPRFPRINAWFAALNERPAYHRVKSDDTTNNLLLRRRFGIEPTGNALPLNTADSNAIQYRAEAAERLSDNHEVAIADIIKNSGVQALAIDGDITTVKEAVDLHLRLLAEYLIHGDSAPLPGGRTGGKNSIETTVSAVGAIALAYVRNRVCAPRDMSAGAATAFRAAVDQVLASLY is encoded by the coding sequence ATGACCACTCCAACTACAGCATCTACCTGGGAACAGTTATCGGAAATTGCTCAAAAACACACCCCAGCGCGGCGGGTACGCCGACCAGGACAGTCTCCATCTACTGCACCTATTCCTAGCAGTCTGCATAAACTACCGCCAGACACCACACCACCCGTATTGCTTTACCGCGATACAAACTCTTGGTGTCCTTTTTGTGAAAGAGTGTGGTTTGCTTTAGAAGAAAAACAAATTCCCTTTGAAACAGAGTTTATTGACTTAAGCAATAAACCCAAATGGTATACGGATTTAGTTCCCACAACCCTTGTCCCAGCCGCCAAAATCGAGGGTGAGTTAGTCTACGAATCTAAAGATATTCTCTTAGCTTTAGAAGCGAGATTTCCTAGTCCGTCACTACTTCCTGAAGACCCAGAAGAAAATGCTGTAGCTAGACAGTGGGTAGAAGATGCAGAAACTAATGGTTTTCGTAATCTTGCTTATAAATTCTTGCGGGAAACTCCGACAGATGCGGATGAGTTAGCTAACTTACAAGCTACCTTTGAAACCAGTCTAGATGAGCTTGAGCAAACTTTAGGCAAATATCCAGGCCCCTACTTTTTATCAACCTTTAGCTTAGTTGATATTATGTATAGCCCCCATTTAGATAGACTGGCGGCGAATTTACCTGTGTATCGGGGCTATCAAATCAAAGGAAATCCCCGCTTCCCACGGATTAATGCTTGGTTTGCAGCGTTGAATGAACGTCCTGCTTATCATCGCGTCAAATCAGACGACACCACCAATAATTTACTGCTGCGCCGGAGGTTTGGTATTGAACCAACAGGAAACGCCTTACCTTTAAATACAGCAGATAGTAATGCTATTCAATATCGCGCCGAAGCAGCAGAAAGACTCAGCGATAACCATGAAGTTGCGATCGCAGATATTATCAAAAATTCTGGTGTGCAAGCATTGGCTATAGATGGTGATATTACCACAGTTAAAGAAGCGGTGGATTTGCATTTAAGACTGTTGGCAGAATACCTGATTCATGGTGATAGCGCCCCCTTACCAGGAGGTCGGACTGGTGGCAAAAATAGTATAGAAACAACAGTATCAGCAGTTGGCGCGATCGCTCTTGCCTACGTCAGAAATCGCGTCTGTGCGCCGCGTGATATGAGTGCTGGTGCAGCCACCGCATTCCGCGCCGCAGTTGATCAGGTTTTGGCTTCTCTGTATTAA
- a CDS encoding type II toxin-antitoxin system VapC family toxin codes for MYLLDTNHCSFLMEGLPSVANHLRSLGQIQLSTSVIVAGELRFMAQNSQQKAANLIKVNAVLQRINLYGIDKETTEIYGDFKSELIKHFGPKEKTKRSTTQLNTIGISENDLWIAATALRHSLIIVSCDSDFERMQQVREIAWESWV; via the coding sequence ATGTATCTTCTTGATACCAATCATTGTTCCTTCTTGATGGAGGGTTTACCTAGTGTTGCCAATCACCTGCGATCGCTTGGTCAAATACAACTGTCTACTAGTGTTATTGTTGCAGGAGAATTACGCTTTATGGCGCAAAATTCCCAACAGAAAGCTGCTAACTTAATCAAAGTTAATGCGGTATTGCAGCGAATTAACTTATATGGAATCGATAAAGAAACTACAGAAATTTACGGTGACTTTAAATCTGAATTAATCAAGCATTTTGGCCCCAAAGAAAAAACTAAACGTAGCACAACTCAATTAAATACTATCGGGATTAGTGAAAATGACCTCTGGATAGCTGCGACAGCCTTACGCCATTCATTGATTATCGTTTCATGCGATAGTGATTTTGAGCGAATGCAGCAAGTAAGAGAAATTGCTTGGGAAAGTTGGGTTTAG
- a CDS encoding SDR family NAD(P)-dependent oxidoreductase has product MAGKLEGKVAIVTGASAGIGEATAIALAAEGAQVVIAARRSDRLDAVAQKITENGGKALPIVTDVTDETQVKNLVDKAIAAWGRVDILVNNAGIAVIGEIDGGNTANWRRMIDINVLGVLYATHSVLPILKAQNSGHIVNISSVAGRTARAGIGIYNATKWGVNGFSEALRQEVYQHNIRVTIIEPGLVDTEINDLIDDPIAKQRSEERRKTVTPLESEDIAAAIVYAVTQPPRVNVNEILIRPTQQGW; this is encoded by the coding sequence ATGGCAGGTAAATTAGAAGGAAAAGTAGCAATTGTTACTGGAGCTTCTGCGGGGATAGGTGAAGCAACTGCGATCGCCTTAGCCGCAGAGGGAGCGCAAGTAGTAATTGCAGCCAGGCGTTCTGACCGACTAGATGCAGTAGCGCAAAAGATTACTGAAAATGGCGGCAAAGCATTACCGATAGTTACAGATGTTACCGATGAAACCCAAGTCAAAAATTTGGTAGATAAAGCGATCGCTGCCTGGGGAAGAGTTGATATTTTAGTCAACAATGCCGGGATTGCCGTTATTGGCGAGATTGATGGTGGTAACACCGCAAATTGGCGACGGATGATTGATATCAACGTTTTAGGTGTGCTGTATGCAACACACTCTGTTTTGCCAATTTTGAAAGCCCAAAATTCTGGACATATCGTTAACATCTCTTCAGTAGCGGGTCGTACAGCTAGAGCCGGGATTGGGATCTACAACGCCACAAAATGGGGTGTCAATGGTTTTTCGGAAGCATTACGTCAAGAAGTTTACCAACATAACATCCGCGTCACGATCATCGAACCCGGTTTAGTGGATACAGAAATCAACGACTTGATTGACGACCCCATCGCCAAGCAACGTAGTGAAGAACGACGTAAAACCGTCACCCCACTAGAAAGCGAAGATATAGCCGCAGCCATTGTCTATGCAGTCACTCAACCGCCACGGGTGAATGTCAATGAAATTCTCATCCGTCCCACACAACAGGGATGGTAA
- a CDS encoding MoxR family ATPase has translation MSQNHSVLITLEQKLNQIVVGQSSLIQQLLIALLGGGHVILEGVPGTGKTLLVKVLAQLIQGDFRRIQLTPDVLPSDITGTNIFDLNSRSFTLKKGPVFTEVLLADEINRTPPKTQAALLEAMEEMQVTLDGESLPLPDLFWVIATQNPLEFEGTYPLPEAQLDRFLFKLLVDYPDQAAEKQMLLNRQAGFAARRIDIFNLQPVATVAEILQARQEVKQVQISEKIIDYLLALVRASRQFPDLALGASPRAAGAWLQTSQAAAWLAGRDFVTPDDVKAVASPLLRHRLLLKPEAMLDGLQIDAIIASVINQVKVPR, from the coding sequence ATGAGCCAAAACCATTCTGTCTTAATTACCCTGGAACAAAAACTCAATCAAATTGTAGTGGGACAATCTAGCCTCATCCAGCAGTTGCTAATAGCCTTGTTAGGAGGTGGACACGTAATTTTAGAAGGTGTACCCGGAACAGGTAAAACACTTCTAGTCAAAGTTTTAGCCCAGTTAATTCAAGGTGATTTTCGCCGTATTCAACTTACACCAGATGTTTTACCCTCAGATATTACCGGAACAAATATTTTTGACTTAAATAGTCGCAGTTTTACCCTCAAAAAAGGGCCAGTCTTTACCGAAGTGTTACTAGCAGATGAAATTAACCGCACTCCTCCTAAAACTCAAGCGGCACTGTTAGAAGCAATGGAAGAAATGCAAGTTACCTTAGATGGTGAAAGTTTACCTTTGCCGGATTTATTTTGGGTAATAGCAACACAAAACCCTTTGGAATTTGAAGGGACTTATCCTTTACCAGAAGCACAGTTAGACAGGTTTTTATTCAAACTATTAGTAGATTATCCTGACCAAGCCGCAGAAAAACAAATGTTACTCAATCGTCAAGCCGGATTTGCCGCGCGACGGATAGATATTTTTAATTTACAACCAGTAGCAACAGTCGCAGAAATTTTACAAGCACGCCAAGAAGTGAAACAAGTGCAAATATCTGAAAAAATTATCGATTATCTTTTAGCTTTAGTGAGAGCATCACGCCAATTTCCTGATTTAGCTTTGGGCGCGTCACCCCGTGCGGCTGGTGCTTGGTTGCAAACATCTCAAGCCGCCGCATGGTTAGCCGGACGCGATTTTGTCACACCAGATGATGTGAAAGCTGTAGCTTCACCTTTGTTACGTCATCGTTTGCTACTTAAACCAGAAGCTATGTTAGATGGTTTACAAATTGATGCGATTATTGCGTCGGTAATTAATCAAGTTAAAGTCCCCCGATGA
- a CDS encoding DUF6174 domain-containing protein produces the protein MPRNFKTHLMQLRWPIMISTALLMPLSFNTPAISQSTVKIAQRPAANDLQQLVVNRKLWNQQNIRNYRYTLSRSCFCAPAARGPVIITVRNGITASITTTTGEPISNPEFFERYKTIPKLFNVIADAIARRADNVDVTYNSRRGYPTQISIDYSFQTADEELFLTIENFQTL, from the coding sequence ATGCCGAGGAATTTCAAAACTCACTTGATGCAGTTGCGCTGGCCAATTATGATCAGCACAGCATTATTAATGCCTTTAAGTTTTAATACACCAGCAATATCTCAATCAACTGTAAAGATAGCACAAAGACCAGCAGCTAACGATTTACAACAATTAGTAGTTAATCGCAAGTTGTGGAATCAGCAAAATATCCGCAATTATCGCTATACACTATCAAGGAGTTGTTTTTGTGCGCCTGCTGCCAGAGGGCCAGTAATTATTACTGTTAGAAATGGGATTACAGCATCCATCACCACAACTACAGGTGAACCGATTAGTAACCCAGAATTTTTTGAAAGATACAAAACAATTCCCAAACTGTTTAATGTGATTGCAGATGCGATCGCCCGTCGAGCAGATAATGTTGATGTAACATACAACAGTCGGCGTGGTTATCCCACCCAAATTAGCATCGACTACAGCTTTCAAACAGCTGACGAGGAATTGTTCTTGACAATTGAGAATTTCCAAACACTCTAA
- a CDS encoding DUF2281 domain-containing protein, translating to MKIKEQINQELEKLPEPLLQEILDFIQFLQAKHQLENISVNNQVSQPLKAEHNVTNSTAEDLLEFVGSWEGSDIRECLQLVHENRIQLEF from the coding sequence ATGAAAATCAAAGAACAGATTAACCAAGAACTAGAGAAATTGCCTGAACCTTTATTACAGGAAATTTTAGATTTTATTCAGTTTTTGCAAGCCAAACACCAGCTAGAAAATATATCAGTAAATAACCAAGTTTCTCAACCACTCAAAGCAGAACATAATGTTACTAATTCTACTGCCGAAGATTTATTAGAATTTGTCGGGAGTTGGGAAGGTTCAGATATCAGAGAATGTCTGCAATTAGTTCATGAAAATCGAATACAACTTGAATTTTAA
- a CDS encoding type II toxin-antitoxin system RelE/ParE family toxin, with protein MKIYKNRTFDRWARKEELNNLSLCNAANEMAAGLYDADLGGGLFKKRIAKPGKGKRGGFRTLVATNNEDRWFFIFGFSKNERSNIDKDEEEALKMLSKQLLAYTLEELEQAKNSNALIEVICNAEEKISNSGSSS; from the coding sequence ATGAAAATTTACAAAAACCGTACTTTTGACCGTTGGGCGCGGAAGGAAGAGTTAAACAACCTTAGTCTCTGTAACGCTGCAAACGAAATGGCCGCAGGGCTTTATGATGCTGATTTAGGAGGTGGGTTGTTTAAAAAACGCATAGCAAAACCAGGGAAAGGTAAACGTGGTGGATTTCGGACACTAGTAGCTACTAATAATGAAGATCGTTGGTTTTTTATTTTTGGCTTTTCAAAAAACGAACGCAGTAACATTGACAAAGATGAAGAAGAAGCTCTGAAAATGTTATCTAAGCAATTACTTGCTTATACACTAGAAGAGCTTGAACAGGCAAAAAATAGTAATGCGTTAATAGAGGTGATTTGTAATGCGGAAGAAAAAATCAGCAATTCTGGAAGCAGTTCATGA
- a CDS encoding XisI protein, translating into MDKLIEYPKLIKRILTEYVEFSNRHSNSDIERFLIVDESQNNYIWMNLGWQNGERVSGITVYVRIRDGKFWIEEDWTEEGIATDLVRAGVPKDDIVLAFHEPQMRQYTDFAVVS; encoded by the coding sequence ATGGATAAATTAATAGAGTATCCTAAGTTAATTAAGCGCATTTTAACTGAGTATGTAGAATTTAGTAACCGCCATTCCAACTCAGATATAGAGAGATTTTTGATTGTGGATGAATCACAGAATAATTATATTTGGATGAATCTGGGTTGGCAAAATGGAGAACGTGTTTCTGGTATAACAGTCTATGTGCGGATTCGTGATGGCAAATTCTGGATTGAAGAAGATTGGACTGAAGAAGGCATTGCAACTGATTTAGTTCGTGCCGGTGTTCCTAAAGATGATATTGTACTGGCATTTCATGAACCGCAGATGAGGCAGTATACAGATTTTGCTGTAGTATCGTAA